Part of the Catenulispora sp. EB89 genome, GTCACCAAGACCTACCCGAGCCAGAACCGTCCGGCGCTGGAGAACATCTCGCTGGAGATCGAGCGCGGCGAGTTCGTATTCGTCATCGGCTCCTCCGGTTCCGGAAAGTCGACCTTCATGCGGCTGATCCTGCGTGAGGAGCGGCCCACGGCCGGCCGGGTGCACGTGGCCGGCAAGGACCTGGCCAAGTTGTCGAACTGGAAGATCCCGCAGCTGCGCCGGCAGATCGGCACCGTGTTCCAGGACTTCCGCCTGCTGCCGAACAAGACGGTGGAGCAGAACGTGGCCTTCGCCCTGGAGGTCATCGGCAAGTCCCGGCCCACCATCAACAAGGCGGTGCCGGAAGTGCTGGAGCTGGTCGGCCTGGGAGGCAAGGGCGGCCGGTTCCCCAACGAGCTCTCCGGCGGTGAGCAGCAGCGCGTGGCGATCGCCCGGGCGTTCGTGAACCGCCCGATGGTGCTGATCGCCGACGAGCCCACCGGAAACCTGGACCCGGAGACCTCGGTCGGCATCATGAAGCTGCTGGACCGGATCAACCGCGCCGGCACCACGGTGGTGATGGTGACCCACGACCAGGCCATCGTGAACCAGATGCGCAAGCGCGTCCTGGAGCTCGACAGCGGCAACCTGGTGCGCGACCAGTCGCGCGGCGTGTACGGATACGTCCGCTAGAGCGCCCACGAATACGCAGCACTAGAAGCAGAACTCACGTAGGAGTCCCGACCCACTATGCGCGCACAATTTGTCCTGTCCGAGATCTTCATCGGTCTGCGCCGCAACCTCACGATGACCGTAGCCGTCATCGTCTCCGCGGCGGTGGCCCTCGGTATGCTCGGCGTCGCGCTGCTGATGCTGTTCCAGACCAGCCACATGAAGGACTTCTGGTACGGCAAGGTCGAGGTCACGGTGTTCATGTGCACCAAGGACGACCCGAACCTGCACCCGACCACCTGCGCCTCGGGGCAGGCCACGCAGAACCAGATGAACACCCTGCAGGCGCAGCTGACAGCGAATCCGCTGGTCCAGCAGGTCTTCAGCGAGACCCAGGCCGAGGCGTTCGTGCGCTACGAGGCGATGACCAAGGGCAGCGAGAACGGCAACGCGATGTCGGAGTACGTGACTCCGGACCAGATCCCGGCCTCCCTGCGGGTGAAGCTGAAGGACCCCAGCACTGTGAACATCGACGCGATGATCAGCAGCTACCAGGGGCAGCAGGGTGTGGAGACGGTGTCGGACCAGAGAGCCGTCCTGCAACCACTCTTCAAACTCCTGAACGGCCTCACAGTGTCGGCGACGACAGTCGCGGTGGTCATGGTGGGCCTGGCGCTGATGCTGATCGTCAACACGGTCCGACTGTCCGCGTTCAGCAGACGGCGAGAAACCGGCATCATGCGCCTGGTCGGAGCCTCGAACTTCTATATCCGATTGCCATTCCTCATGGAGGGCGCGGTCGCCGGCCTGGGCGGCGTGGCGGTGGCGGCGCTGGGCGTCATCAGCTTCAAGTACTTCCTGATCGACCGGGTCCTGGCCCCCAACTTCACCTCCACCAGCTACGTGGGCTGGGACAAGGTGATGCTGACGGTCGTGATCCTGATCCCGGTCGGCCTCCTGATGGCGGTCGGCGCCAGCGCCCTGTCCCTCCGGAAATACCTGAAGGTCTAGCGGCGTTCATCGGGGATAATGAACCCCATGCCGAAGGAACAAGGCCAGAAGGTCATCGCCCGCAACAAGAAGGCGCGCCACGAGTACGAGATCGAGGCCACCTACGAAGCGGGCATCTCCCTGACCGGCACCGAGGTCAAGTCCCTCCGGGCGGGTCGCGCCAGCCTCGTCGACGGCTACGCGGTCATCAAGGACGCCGAGGTCTGGCTACAGGGCGTACACATCGCCGAGTACGCGGAAGGCACGTGGACCAACCACTCGCCCCGCCGCAACCGCAAGCTCCTCCTCCACCGCGCCGAGATCAACAAACTCATCGGCAAAACCAAGGAGACC contains:
- the smpB gene encoding SsrA-binding protein SmpB; protein product: MPKEQGQKVIARNKKARHEYEIEATYEAGISLTGTEVKSLRAGRASLVDGYAVIKDAEVWLQGVHIAEYAEGTWTNHSPRRNRKLLLHRAEINKLIGKTKETGLTLIPLELYFKDGKVKVEIGLARGKKTYDKRQTLMERQNKREAERAMAAAFKRNNRRK
- the ftsX gene encoding permease-like cell division protein FtsX, which translates into the protein MRAQFVLSEIFIGLRRNLTMTVAVIVSAAVALGMLGVALLMLFQTSHMKDFWYGKVEVTVFMCTKDDPNLHPTTCASGQATQNQMNTLQAQLTANPLVQQVFSETQAEAFVRYEAMTKGSENGNAMSEYVTPDQIPASLRVKLKDPSTVNIDAMISSYQGQQGVETVSDQRAVLQPLFKLLNGLTVSATTVAVVMVGLALMLIVNTVRLSAFSRRRETGIMRLVGASNFYIRLPFLMEGAVAGLGGVAVAALGVISFKYFLIDRVLAPNFTSTSYVGWDKVMLTVVILIPVGLLMAVGASALSLRKYLKV
- the ftsE gene encoding cell division ATP-binding protein FtsE, which encodes MIRFDKVTKTYPSQNRPALENISLEIERGEFVFVIGSSGSGKSTFMRLILREERPTAGRVHVAGKDLAKLSNWKIPQLRRQIGTVFQDFRLLPNKTVEQNVAFALEVIGKSRPTINKAVPEVLELVGLGGKGGRFPNELSGGEQQRVAIARAFVNRPMVLIADEPTGNLDPETSVGIMKLLDRINRAGTTVVMVTHDQAIVNQMRKRVLELDSGNLVRDQSRGVYGYVR